Proteins from one Salarias fasciatus chromosome 14, fSalaFa1.1, whole genome shotgun sequence genomic window:
- the st3gal4 gene encoding CMP-N-acetylneuraminate-beta-galactosamide-alpha-2,3-sialyltransferase 4, whose translation MSQKATKTWCLRLLPLLLFFISFVTYYCSYAILQSYGGTGKALNGSKSLCGGWITQKKWESLNFNITRRTQLFLKLEDFFWREHLSEQALPYGIKGSELMLLKVLAVTPTYQLPPDIENLECRTCAVIGNGFAIKNSSLGSIINKYNVVFRLNDAPVRGYEDDVGNKTTMRFFYPESASANPGLHNEPSTLMVMVPFKQQDLRWLKEILYNEKRVRKGFWKPPPQIWLGDVSKIRVLDPHFLHQTADRLLQIPLHPNSKQMPVHPTTGILAVFVALNYCDVVHVAGFGYPGSRTPRQPIHYYGYDTMKSMKNSYHDVKHEAQVLKRLEDSGAISYLHQHL comes from the exons ATGTCCCAGAAGGCAACGAAAA CATGGTGCCTTAGGCTTCTCCcacttctcctcttcttcatctcctTTGTCACATACTACTGTTCCTATGCCATACTTCAAAg CTACGGCGGCACCGGCAAGGCTCTGAACGGTAGCAAGTCGCTGTGTGGTGGCTGGATAACCCAGAAGAAGTGGGAGAGTCTTAACTTCAA CATCACTCGACGGACTCAGCTCTTCCTGAAACTGGAGGATTTCTTCTGGCGGGAGCATCTGTCGGAGCAGGCATTACCTTATGGCATAAAGGGCAGTG AGCTGATGCTACTCAAAGTCCTGGCTGTGACTCCAACTTATCAATTACCGCCTGACATTGAAAA TCTTGAATGCAGAACCTGCGCCGTCATTGGCAATGGCTTCGCCATCAAGAACAGCTCCTTGGGAAGCATCATCAACAAGTACAACGTCGTCTTTCG GCTGAACGATGCCCCAGTGAGAGGCTACGAGGACGACGTGGGGAACAAGACCACCATGAGGTTCTTCTACCCCGAGTCCGCCTCCGCCAACCCCGGACTGCACAACGAGCCCAGCACTCTGATGGTCATGGTGCCTTTCAAACAGCAAGACCTGCGGTGGCTCAAAGAGATCCTCTATAACGAGAAGAGG GTCAGGAAAGGTTTTTGGAAGCCCCCACCTCAGATCTGGTTGGGGGATGTGAGTAAAATCAGAGTACTGGACCCACACTTTTTACACCAGACTGCAGACAGACTGCTGCAGATCCCTCTGCACCCCAACAGCAAACAG ATGCCAGTGCATCCGACCACGGGTATCCTCGCCGTCTTTGTCGCTCTCAACTACTGTGATGTGGTCCACGTTGCTGGATTCGGATACCCCGGCTCAAGGACCCCGCGGCAGCCGATCCATTACTATGGATACGACACCATGAAGTCTATGAAA AACTCATACCACGACGTCAAACACGAAGCTCAAGTCTTAAAGAGACTGGAGGATTCTGGAGCCATTTCATACCTGCACCAGCATTTATGA